Part of the Deltaproteobacteria bacterium genome is shown below.
TCGGTGTCGGCTTGGTAAGGGTTGGAAACGCCGCAATCTTCACCGTAGACAAGCTCTTCGCCGTCACTGATACCGTCGCCATCGCTGTCATCGTTTTCGTTACACTCTCCATCGTTATTGGAGTCGGTTGCACCGGCTGGGTCTTGGGGGCAATCATCCTCACCATCGCAAAAGCCATCATTGTCGCTGTCTACAGATTCTTCAGCGTTTTCTGGACAGGCATCATCGGTATCGCACACCCCATCTCCATCCGTGTCTGAATTGTTGGTGCTCTCCGGGCATGGGTCATCTTCATCCGATAGGCCGTCGCCATCGCTGTCTAGCTCGGGATCATCGGAGGGCGCACTCGCCTCTGTTACGTCCGAGGGGTCGGCCAGATCAGCGGGCGTACTTGGATCAGTTGCTTGGGCAGTACCGGACTCACTGCATCCAGTACAAAGGGTAAACGCTAATACGACCAGCAGATAAAGAGAATGATGCATTCGAGATCTCCCCAAAATCCTCAGTTGGATTTATTGGGTTCAATTCTTACATCGAACCCGGACGGGAGGCGAATCTAGAATCACGCACGACGGACTGCCGCAGCTTGAGCAGCGGAGTTCGTTTTATTGGCGGTGATGAAAATGACCGTAGCGATTTGGTAATCCATGAGCTCTTCTCAATCTGTTCTCTGTGAACCTCGATTCACCGGCAATGGTCTCGAACTCTTCTTGATTATGGTAGGCATCTCTTCGGTGGTAACCTTTAGGTGTGAGCTGCCCCCGCTGTGCTCGGTAAACATGCACAAGTTCGTGTCCCAAGATGATAAATCGCGGCTGTGCGATTTCGTCGTCGGTGGATGGGTCCATGCCGCTGCGCATGCGCCCTGTGTCATAGTCAAACCCCGGGCTCCGATAAACCACAAAGGTGTCATCTTTAAGGTCGTTTGGAATATGCACCACCGAGCCGGACCCTTCGCCTTGTTTGCGAGGAGTTCGACGTGCTTTGCTTTCATTGAGTGGCTCTACCAGGCCGCCCTTGGTGCTCGTGGTGGGCCGAATCACAACGGGCTTAGTATGCTCAGCTATTTCACGCAGAAGTTGTCGGCCAAGCGGACTGCGAGATAATTTCAGCAAGTCGCCGCGAATAGCCTCCCGAAACCCGGGGCAACGTTTGAAAAACAGACCACAGAACCAAGGCTTCGTCGTTTCTTCCACGCTAAGCGATGTATCGCCGCTTAATATCGAGTCGATTAGAGCCAGTGCTGGTTTCACATCGGATGCATAAATCCACTCGCCTCGAATAGGTTGGGGTGCACCGTCGGCAATCACTTGCAATTGCTCGGTACCAAAGCCGTTGGTTGACCTATAATTGATACGACCTACGCGTTCAAAGCTGTCGTTGGCGGCCCTGAAAGAAGGTTCTGAAGCTTGGCTAGCAACCCCCGGCAGAGTTGACTGGGGAGCTACAGGTAAGGCTCTTGTTTCGGTGGCTACATGTGCACTGGCTAAACGCATCCTACTCTCCAGGGTCGACGGTTAAGGGGCGGCGGGCTCATCTACAAGATTTCCTCCACACGCTGGCATTATCGGGAAAAGTGCAGCGGTGTTTCGTCTAAATCACACCCAAACCCAAGCAGCTGTAATCATTGGGTTTTCAGCTCTCTTCCAGGAGGCATTGAAGCGAGAATTCAAGGAACATCTTTTCCTTTGGAACCACAAGCACTCCCCGCTATAAAACCTTGAATTGGGGTTAAACACGTAAGCATGGTGACTGAAGTACGATGAAGAAGCAGCAGACCATTGAAGAGCTCAACGCACAGCTCCACTCTTTGTACAAAGAGAAAGAGGAGCTGCAAGAGGCTCTGGGCGTCAGTGATGCGCGCGATATCATCCTCATGGTTCGCAATCTTGAAGAACAACTCTGCGCTCTCTACGCCGAACGCCAAGAGTCTTTAAACAATGAAAAAGAGTCATCATGAGTGAAGAGCTTCTTAGTAGCCAAAAGGCCGCTGCTATTCTTAAAGTCGCGGTATCCACAGTAAAGCGCTGGACCGACGAAGGACTCTTACCCTGCGTCAAGACTGCAGGCGGTCACCGGCGTTATGCCCTATCCGATCTTGAACGGTTTTCATCCTTGCAAGGAGGCATTGCCGACGAGATTCCCATGATGGATAAGGATAAAATCCACGATTTACCACTGGGTGTGATTGAGCTTGATGACGAGGGTAATATTATCTTCTACTCAAAGGGTGAGTCGAAACTTTCTGGATACAAAGCCGAAGAAGTCATGGGTCGGCATTTTTTTACCGACGTGGCGCCTTGCACCAACAACCGCATTGTTTACCGCCCGTTTCAAGAAGGTATTCTTAAAGGCGTGCTGAACATGGAAGTAAGCTACACCTTCACCTATGTGATGCGCCCTACGAATGTACGCTTGCACCTCTTTCGTCACCAAGTAACACAGACAAATTGGCTGCTGGTTTGGCACGAGTTGGCCACCGAGCAAGAGAGCACACCCGCGGCGGCAAGTATTGAAGAATAAGCCTGGTCTATACACATTCCTGCTTAATCTGTTTTTCAAGGCGCGAGGAGGCAAAGGATGGCCACGATCACTGCCGGAGTTGAGGCAAAACGCAGCCAGGGCAACTTGGTCTGGAAATTCGGATACGGCAGCAACATGCCCCAGGAGAACCTGCGCCAAAAGAAGGGCCTCGATCCCCAAGGTGCAAAGCCTCTGGCGGTCCTTCGAGAATTCTGGGACGAGCAATAAAGCGCCGCATCAATCCGGGTCGCAGGCACCATCGCAAGTTTGGCTGATCACACCATCACGAATCAAAGTGATGATTTGATTAAAACCAGGCTCACTGAATGTAGCGTCCGAATGGGTGCCATTGTCTTGAGCTGGAACCACTGCTTCATCTGGTGGATAATACTCAGCAAGATTTTCCGGCAACGTAAACTGCACCAAAGCCCCGCCGCGGCCAGTATCAGACTGCTCCAGCCCCCAAACATCTTCAACCGCCGGCGTAAGTTGTACCAAATCGAGATTTCTCGCCAACATGCGGGTGTTTAGGTTGGGCACTTGGCAGTCGCCAATGGCTTCTTGCAAAATTACTTTCGCTTTCAAAGAACCATCCTCTTGCTTCATCATATGCGAGAGGTTGATAGGATCTGTAAAATCAAACATACCTTGCAGAAACGAAACAAAGGCAAGCTGAGTGAGTGGATCTGGGTAAAGCTGATCTACAAACATTTTGATGGGCTGATAGACAACCGAACGCGGAAGCATTGTTGACCAAGCCCCGCCTGGTACCGCGAGTATCGCTCGGTCGATGCGATCGGATAAAGACGTGAGAGACGTTCCTTGAATCCCGCCTAAGCTGATTCCGTAATATCCAACCTTCTCGTCGCCAATAAGTGGCGCGTGGGCAACCTCCAGTGCTGGGTCAAACTGAAGAGCGCGAATCGTGAGTTCCATCAAAATAACGTTATTGATAAGAGACTGTTGCAAGCGGTCTGTAACCACCGACAAGCGGTTTAAATCTCCAACGACCTCGCTGATAATCAAGTTGCGATCGCCGCCAGAAAGACCGATCCAGTTGGTAGCAATCACCACAGACTCGGTTGCCTGAGCCATTGGGTGAGTACGCTCGTAAGCATTCGGGTGGTCGCTGATATAGCCCCAACCTTCACCAAAAATACCGTGACCAATCAACGTGAATCGTAAGTTTCCTTTTTCGTTGGCAACGGCCGGCGCACCCATCGTGAAGGGGTAATTACACATGCCCTGCATCACGGGGGTACCGTCTTCAGCATAAACAAGCTCGTTGGTCTCTGTGAGAAAGCACGGTACATCAAACGTGCCTTTAACAATCATCGACATATTTTCGTTGATGTCCCGCTCAATGGACTCGATTTGATAAGAGAAACCGTTTGCATCGACATAAGCGAGTGCTTGGTCGCGCATCGATTGAACAGGACCAAGAAGATGCTCTTCACTTGCTACAGCAAAATCCCAAGCTAGGAATAAGCCGGAGCGCTCGTGGCCGTAGTTTTCAAGTGTCGTAAAAAGCTCTTCGTAAGATGCGCGGTGTGCTTCAAGCGCTTCATTGTTCGACGGGCGATTATCTCTTAGCGCGATAAAGCCAGGTGACTCAGGCAACGGCTGGCCGTCAACATCCAATAAGCCTTTTTCAATCACCACTGCATGGCGGTGACCCATGGACATTGGCTTCATGGGACGAACAATCAAGGCAAAGCGGTCTTCAACATCACTTAAGTCTCGCAGGTTCGCATCCATCTCCAACATAAAAGGAAGTGAATCACCGGTGGTCAGATCGATCAGGTGGACTTTCTGTTCATCGGAGAGAGAGTCTCCAATATTGGATTGATCAATCAAAAACTCAGGCGCAACATCGACACCAAAGTGCAGAAGAATCGGCATGGCCGGCGAGGCGCCATCTGCGCGGTTGTAGCGGTCAAAGTTGACCGGCATTTCACCGGTAGGAAGCGCGAGGCCCTCTTGCTTATAGTCCCAGCGAACACCTGTGGGTGACGAGATATCCTCTCGCTCAAAAAATCGGCTCGGGATAGGAAACAAACATTCACGAGTCGACGCGATGGGGTTACAGCCTGGCTCAACATTCACTTCGATGGGCTCGGCTTGCTCCACCTCTGGCTCAGTTTCAGTATCATCACCGGGCGTAGTACCATTATTTTGTGGCTCGGAGGGTTCTGTTGTGGTCGATGGGTCACCCACCGGCTCTCCTGTATGACTTGGCTCAGAGCTAGTACAAGCGCCAAGAAGCCCGCATGAGGCAACCAACAAGAGAACGACTGATAGATTCAGGTGTAACTTTTTCATGGGCGGAATATCTAAGTTAGAACACGTTCTAGTCAATCCAGAAATGTCATGAGGAGTCTTGGAATTGCGCACCTCTCAACATCTTCGCAAGATCCTAAAATGACGAAACGATAAGTAGGACAGAAGTTTTCGCCCTAGTTTTTTGCGGCCACAAATTCAACGTTTTCTAAAATCGGTTGCATTTCGACCACTTAAAAATCTACCCCACAGTAAGATGCTAACAAGTCGGCGGCGTACTCGATGCTTGGCCGAGAAATGGCCCATTTTGGTACGCTTATTTGTCCCAAAATCAAATCGTAAGATCTACTTTTGTAAGCGAAGGTGAGGCTTCAGGGATGGGGAAACTCAAGAACGTAGTCTGCGGAACTGCGCTCCTTGATGCCTACTTTTAGCTGGTGAGAAGAAGGCATGGAGCCAGTGAACATTTCGCTTTATTTCAAATCGCGCTTGTTTAAACAGGGCAACCATGCCGAATCGGGTTTTGCCTGAGTCCAAGCCTTGAGATAGACCCGGCTCCAAACAGAATAACGCCAGATGAAAAATGGCCGGTGACCGGATGGCACATTTTCTTCCAACCGAAAACCCATAGCTTCCGAAACAAGATCTGTTTCAGTCACTTCATATTCTAAAAAGGGCGCATCCTCCGGCTCAGGCTCTAAGGAGGCTGCACCCAAGTCGCTCGGCTCTACCTCATTCTCTAAAACCGTTAGAGGGCTGCGTTCATAGAGCGCCGTAAGCTTAAAGACCGCAGGTGAATAAGCTTCCAAAAGTTCAGCGTCATTACTTTTAATCGTGAGATAAACCTTGTTAACGCCAGATACATCCGCGACTTCCATCGATTTGGTAAAGAGCCCCTGCCAACTGGTGCGGAACTTGATAGTATCGTAAAGGCTACAAAATTTAGAAATACGCTGATTAGCCATAAGGTATAGTATGTCGTCCAAGAACCCATTGTTTAAATCAAATGCTCAGCCCCCTGTTCGTAAAGAGAAGATGCTGCGCACTGCCGCATCAACGTCTGCCGGCGGCGTTAAAGCAGTTGTTGAGGCGCTGCGTCATGGCATGTTGGAAATGGGACCCATACGAACCGGCCAAACCTTACTCAAAGTCAATCAGACTGAAGGTTTCGATTGCCCTGGCTGCGCCTGGCCAGATCCTAAACACCGCAGTCAATTCGAGTTTTGTGAAAATGGGGCCAAAGCAGTGGCCGAAGAGGCGACCTTAAAACGCGCCGGTCCTAAGTTTTTCAAGAAACACAGCGTAGCTGAGCTGGGCCAGTGGACCGATTATGAACTGGGTCATGCCGGGCGTCTCACCCAGCCGATGGTGCTTGAGCCCGGCGCCACACATTATACAACGATTGGTTGGGAAGAAGCTTTCAAAGTTATCGCCGCCGAGCTGAACCAGCTCGCACACCCAGACGAAGCCGCGTTTTACACTTCGGGCAGAACCTCCAATGAGGCTGCGTTTCTCTACCAGCTCTTTGTTCGGCAATTTGGCACCAACAACATGCCGGACTGTTCCAACATGTGTCACGAGTCCAGTGGCCTTGCCATGGTCCCGATCATCGGTATCGGCAAGGGTACGGTCACCCTAGAAGACTTCGAAAAAGCGGGAGCGATTTTCATCTTTGGGCAAAACCCCGGTACCAATCATCCCCGGATGCTCTCCACGTTACGAGAGGCCAAAGCTGCCGGAGCAAAAATTGTCTCCGTCAATCCACTTAAAGAAGTTGGGCTTCAAAGATTCACTCACCCTCAAAAGGTGGGGGATTTTTTAGTCGGTGGGCGTGAACTCACAGATTTGTATCTTCAAGTTCGAATCAACGGAGACATCGCTCTTTTAAAAGGAATGATGAAAGTCCTTTTAGAAAACGAAGCGAAACACCCTGGCTCAGTACTGGATGAAGCCTTCATTGAGTCAAAAACTGAAGACTTTGAAGCATTCGCGGCTGATATCGAAGCAACTCCCTGGGACGAGATTGTGGAAGTTAGTGGCCTGCTCGAAAAAGATATTCGGCAAGCCGCTCAGCTCTACCAAGAGGCTGACGGTGTCATTATCTGCTGGGCCATGGGGCTTACTCAGCACGTCAATGGTGTGGCCAATATTCAGTCGGTTTTAAATCTTCTTCTCATGGGCGGAAATATCGGCAAGCCTGGAGCTGGGGCCTGCCCCGTGCGCGGCCACAGCAATGTTCAAGGCGACCGCACAATGGGTATTTGGGAGGCGCCTCCTAAGGAGTTTCTCGATCGACTCGGCGAGGTCTTTCACTTCGAGCCTCCTCGTGAACACGGACTTGCAGTGGTGCCAGTGATAGAAGCTATGAAGCGCAACGAGGTTAAAGTTTTTGTAGGTCTCGGCGGGAATTTTATCAGCGCCACCCCCGACACCGAGTACACAGCCGATGCATTGAGAACCTGTAAACTCACCGTTCAAATCTCAACCAAGCTCAACCGAAGTCACTTAATCACTGGGCACAGAGCGCTGATTCTTCCCTGCTTGGGCCGCACCGAAATTGACCAGCAGCCTAGCGGTCGTCAATTTGTCACGGTGGAGAACTCCATGGGCATTGTGCACAGGTCTCAGGGGCACCTAAACCCTGCCTCCAAGCATCTGCTGTCGGAGCCGGCCATTGTTGCCGGTATGGCCCAGGCAGCCCTTAAAACCAAAACGGGAACCGACTGGAACTCCCTGAGCCATAATTACAATATTATTCGCGACCTCATCGAGGAGTGCATTCCCGGGTTTGAAAACTTTAACGAACGGGTGGCCAACCCCCATGGCTTTTCGTTACCCAACGGGCCTCGGGAAGGAAACTTTACAACCCCTTCTGGAAAGGCTGCCTTCACGGTTCACCCAATCCCGAAGCATCAACTTAATCCGCATCAGTTCCTAATGATGACCATTCGCAGCCACGACCAATACAACACAACGATTTACGGTTTGGACGACCGGTACCGCGGTATCTTACAGGTACGGCGCGTTATCTTAATGAATGTCGACGATATGGCAGAGCAGAAGCTACAGGACGAGGATATGGTCAACATCCACAATACATTTGGCGGCCGTGAACGTGTGGCACAAGCCTTTAAGGTGGTGCCTTACGACATCCCGCGAGGATGCGTCGCAACCTATTTTCCAGAGGCGAATGTTTTGGTTCCGATTGATAAGTTTGCCAAGAAGAGTCTGACACCTGCGAGTAAATCAGTGGTTGTAAGCCTGGAGAAGGCGCCTAAAAATTAAGAGACGCTCCTACGATACCTGCCCCGCCCGACGAACTCCCACACACTCAACTTGGCTTGGAGCTAAAGCTTCTCCCAAGCGAACACAGCTGAGTACAAACGACTTATCCAAGCCGTCTGAATGAATTCATAAAATTTGAGATGAGATAAAAAAGAAGTGGCGGAGGAAGAGGGATTCGAACCCCCGGTAGGTCGCCCTACGCTGGTTTTCAAGACCAGTGCCTTCGGCCGCTCGGCCATTCCTCCAACCGAGGCCGGATCTATACCAAGTGCTTGAAACTTTCAACTCTTTGCGCTACTACCCGCCTCGCCTTTGGTGGAGTGGTGGCCGAGCGGCTGAAGGCGGTGGCTTGCTAAGCCATTGTACTGGGAGACCGGTACCGGGGGTTCGAATCCCCCCCACTCCGCCATTTGCAAATCTTGTAAATTCCCCTGTTAAATCAATAAGACAGAGCCTTTTTAATCAAGGGCAACGGGAATTTGCGTCCGATTTTTCGCCCCCCGCCCACTTCCAACCGATTCAATACAGAGCGTTAAAAAAGTACGCCGACCCAAAATAATCTCCTAAAGCACCTCTGAAACAGCCGTCAAAAGGCCTATTTTTCAGATCGCCGGGCCGTGGAAATGCATTTTTGAGAGTTAAAATTCTAGAAAATGATCTGATTTCTGATCGGATTCACCAATCACGATCAAAAATTTCTCTGCATTGAACCACTAAGACCCTGTTTTCACTGGGCTCTGACCAAGGAATTCAAAGAATTCCTTATGAGCCACATTTTCGGCTCAAACAAGCAACTGTCTAAGAGCTGAAGCGATACTCTCACTAACCAAGAGAACTTTAGACCAAGGATATCAGCATGCCCGCCATCACAAACAATCAGCCCATCACACACAATTACCTCAGTAACACTGCTTCAGCTCCATCTAGGGCTCCAGCCTCTCCCCAAGCGCAGCTCGAAGCCCTCAACCAGCAATATCCCAACCTCGACCAGAGCCTGGAGCAGGCCCGTGCCGACGTAGCTTCTTCAAAAGGTGCAGATACTTGGGCTGGCCTTAAGTGGTATGAGAAGGCTGTCTTCTTTGTCCCACCTTTCGGACCCCTTATTGGCGTCATGATGCTCGACTCCAACAAAGACATGATTCGTTCGGCGGATAACAAATTAGAGAAATTAGAAAACGTAGCCACCCAGAGAGACGCTCTGAAGTCGCAAATTGCGGCTAACCAAATAGACAGGTGGGTTGCATAAACTGCATCAAGCCTTGCGCACTTTTTGATAAAGCATAAATCCGCCAACCAAGAGAACGCTGAAAACAAGTAATATTGTTGCAGCTACACTTAAGGTGAGCGCACTTTTCAAAACCGCGACAAAAACGATGGCCACTAAAAACAAGGTGGCCACTTCATTTACCATTCTAAGCGACTTAGAACTCCACGTACTCGTTCCATCCATTAAACGGCGGTGAATAATTCCCAGCATGTAATGGTAACCTAAAAGTGATCCCACCAAACTCAATTTGATAATCAACCACGCAGGGACATTCCCGAAGAGTTGTACGTAGAGATGAGCAAGCCAGAGACCAAAAATCATCGTGAAGACCATGGCCGGAGTGGTAATCCCATTCCATAGACGCCTCTGCATGGTGCTTAGCTGCTCAATAAGTTCCGGGTTGTCGTTTCGCGCTCGGGCCTCGGTGTTGTAAATAAAGAGCCGAACCACATAAAAAAGGCCCGCAAACCAGCAAGTAAAAGCGATGATGTGAAGAGCTTTGACGATACCGTAGGTCATAAATACCTTTTGAAGGTTTCAGCTGGGACAATCAAGAGAGCGTTTTCGAAACCTGAGCACACCCACGAAAGCCAAAAGCCACCAAAGAGGCAATCCGGCTGCAGCACAGCCCTCTTCCCCGGGCTCAAAACCATTGTCGATTGCGTTTTGTAAAAAATCAAACTCGCAACCATTCGCAGGATCTCCGTCCACGTCGTAAAACCCAGTTTGGCAGCCTTGAAGCTTGCAAAGCCCAAGGTCACACAGACCATAACCGTTTTCCGGTGCACATGGGCTGTCACATGCGCCGCAATGCTCCATCGAAAAAGAAACATCGGTGCAAACACCGTCGCACGTTACGCATTCCGCACAGTCGTAACCTTCGTCCGGGCCTTGGAAGACACATAACTCACCCTGAGCCCCGCAGTCCCTGTTGCGCAAGCCATTGCGGGCGCACCATGTGAGAACATTGCCATCACAACTTCCGTAAAAATCGATCTCACCACATTCCTCAGGAAGACAAGCCCAACCCCGGGAGTTACCCCACCAGCCGCAGTACCTATCGGTTGCTCTGCAGTCTTCAATCCGCTTGTAGCCATCCACGCATTGAACCAGAATATCCTCTTCACAAGCCCTCGGGGTATCGTCTTCACATTTTTCGAAAACCGGAGGCAGGCCCATTGCCAAAGTTTCGTCGACCCAATCGGCCATTAAATCAACACGCGTGAGATGATCGACATCAACACAGGTTGAATCGCCCCACTGCTCCGTTCCCACAACAACCGGCGCCACATCGGCTGAAGGTTGCCAAAGAATTGGACCGCCAGAGTCGCCGTAACAAATGCCTTGTTCACCCTGACCATCTACAGTGACTGTTTCGGAGTCAAAAGAAGTGATTTTTACCGATGCGAAGAACTGCCCAGTATCGTTTGAATAGGTATTTCCGTATCCCGATGCATCTACCCATCGGTCTTCCCAACCTTCTAGGCTCTCTCGGTTCATGGCAATCGGCGTAAGATCGGCGACAAGCTCTGAGGCGTTGATACCTAAAATCAAGACCGCAAAATCCACCGAGGGGTGCTCAATAATTTGAGCAACTGGGATAAGAGCCAATGGTTCAAGAGGCAACATGCCGAAGCCAAAAAATATACGGTACGCCTGCTCACCCTCTGTGCAGTGACTGGCAGTAATGACCACTCGATCTGAGATTAAAGTTCCTGAACAAAACTCGGTGCCGGCTTCACCCGCTAAGTAGCCAATCGCATTGATCTGCCCTTGCGTTAGAAATGTGTTCTGTGGCTCACGGGTTCCGTTTACGATGGACTCTTCACACCACTGCGATGAGTCATCCAAAGACACCTCATCTAAGGGTGCGCAAGCACCCAGAAAACCGATAAAAAATACAGCTAAAAATCGATACATTCCATGGAGCTTAGTGTGAATGCCAGCAACTGACAATGCCTATTCCAAGCTTCCTGTGAGCAAGAGATAGCCGTCACCTGGGTCACGCTCGATAGATGAATTGGTAAGTTCCCAGATCGTTCCAGGCGGTACTACGCCCTCGCCCGCTAAAGCGGCAAGGTCAAATGCTGGAATCGGGAATGCTCCCAATGTTTCACCGAGTAAGTTCGGAATCAAAAGCTCCAAGATCTTGGCGAGTAAGTCGCTCATCACACCTTGGTAGCCTACGTCATCAATTTGAACCACTTCAATGTAAGCGCTGTAATCGTCGTTAACGAGCAGCTGCAACTGATTCGTGGTTGGATCGATATCGATGGACCCGCCAACAATGGTGGAGAGATAAGCACCTATATTGAGTACGCCCACGCCATCGGTCGATGGTTCAGAGCCGAGTAGGCCCGCAATATCAATCTGAGCTTCAATCCAAACATCACCAAGACCAATATCCACTTCGTAACCAGAACGCCCTGGCATGAGCACAGGAGGCAGCTCCGCATTAAACGATAAACTCACCACGTCACTGAAGTCATCGTCCCCGCCAGAGCCCAGTTGGCCAACCGTTTCCATCAAGTTGTCAAAGCTTAAACCGCCGCCATACCACATAGCCCAGAGTACCTGGTTAACCATTTCATCCTTCAAACCAATCCCGAAGTTATAATCGGTTCGGCTAAAGGCAGGCATGGTGCTCTCTCGTTTAAGTGAGCCGCGTGCATCGTTGGCAATCATATCGCCTTGAGTGCTTGGATAGAGCTGAGTACCGAGACCAATTTCGCCGTAACCTGGCTGACCGTTGAATGAACCTTGGAACTCCGCGTGGTCCAAAGCACTTGCCACGTTAAGCGTCATGTCGATCGGCTCAGGAATGTCGAAACCGTTGTCTAAGATAAAACCGCTCAGTAAATCTTCCATCGTGTCTGAAAG
Proteins encoded:
- a CDS encoding FdhF/YdeP family oxidoreductase; amino-acid sequence: MSSKNPLFKSNAQPPVRKEKMLRTAASTSAGGVKAVVEALRHGMLEMGPIRTGQTLLKVNQTEGFDCPGCAWPDPKHRSQFEFCENGAKAVAEEATLKRAGPKFFKKHSVAELGQWTDYELGHAGRLTQPMVLEPGATHYTTIGWEEAFKVIAAELNQLAHPDEAAFYTSGRTSNEAAFLYQLFVRQFGTNNMPDCSNMCHESSGLAMVPIIGIGKGTVTLEDFEKAGAIFIFGQNPGTNHPRMLSTLREAKAAGAKIVSVNPLKEVGLQRFTHPQKVGDFLVGGRELTDLYLQVRINGDIALLKGMMKVLLENEAKHPGSVLDEAFIESKTEDFEAFAADIEATPWDEIVEVSGLLEKDIRQAAQLYQEADGVIICWAMGLTQHVNGVANIQSVLNLLLMGGNIGKPGAGACPVRGHSNVQGDRTMGIWEAPPKEFLDRLGEVFHFEPPREHGLAVVPVIEAMKRNEVKVFVGLGGNFISATPDTEYTADALRTCKLTVQISTKLNRSHLITGHRALILPCLGRTEIDQQPSGRQFVTVENSMGIVHRSQGHLNPASKHLLSEPAIVAGMAQAALKTKTGTDWNSLSHNYNIIRDLIEECIPGFENFNERVANPHGFSLPNGPREGNFTTPSGKAAFTVHPIPKHQLNPHQFLMMTIRSHDQYNTTIYGLDDRYRGILQVRRVILMNVDDMAEQKLQDEDMVNIHNTFGGRERVAQAFKVVPYDIPRGCVATYFPEANVLVPIDKFAKKSLTPASKSVVVSLEKAPKN
- a CDS encoding trypsin-like serine protease, producing MSVAGIHTKLHGMYRFLAVFFIGFLGACAPLDEVSLDDSSQWCEESIVNGTREPQNTFLTQGQINAIGYLAGEAGTEFCSGTLISDRVVITASHCTEGEQAYRIFFGFGMLPLEPLALIPVAQIIEHPSVDFAVLILGINASELVADLTPIAMNRESLEGWEDRWVDASGYGNTYSNDTGQFFASVKITSFDSETVTVDGQGEQGICYGDSGGPILWQPSADVAPVVVGTEQWGDSTCVDVDHLTRVDLMADWVDETLAMGLPPVFEKCEDDTPRACEEDILVQCVDGYKRIEDCRATDRYCGWWGNSRGWACLPEECGEIDFYGSCDGNVLTWCARNGLRNRDCGAQGELCVFQGPDEGYDCAECVTCDGVCTDVSFSMEHCGACDSPCAPENGYGLCDLGLCKLQGCQTGFYDVDGDPANGCEFDFLQNAIDNGFEPGEEGCAAAGLPLWWLLAFVGVLRFRKRSLDCPS
- a CDS encoding protoporphyrinogen IX oxidase; amino-acid sequence: MTYGIVKALHIIAFTCWFAGLFYVVRLFIYNTEARARNDNPELIEQLSTMQRRLWNGITTPAMVFTMIFGLWLAHLYVQLFGNVPAWLIIKLSLVGSLLGYHYMLGIIHRRLMDGTSTWSSKSLRMVNEVATLFLVAIVFVAVLKSALTLSVAATILLVFSVLLVGGFMLYQKVRKA
- a CDS encoding helix-turn-helix domain-containing protein, which codes for MSEELLSSQKAAAILKVAVSTVKRWTDEGLLPCVKTAGGHRRYALSDLERFSSLQGGIADEIPMMDKDKIHDLPLGVIELDDEGNIIFYSKGESKLSGYKAEEVMGRHFFTDVAPCTNNRIVYRPFQEGILKGVLNMEVSYTFTYVMRPTNVRLHLFRHQVTQTNWLLVWHELATEQESTPAAASIEE